The window GCAAGGTTGACCACGCGGGGGACGATGGAGAGACCATCCACGCCATAATCGACATAGTAGTTCGCCGCCGTGCCCGTGGTGTAGCTCAGCGACAGCACGTTGCCGTCGCTCCAGCGATAGGTGCCGACATCGGTCGCAACCGTGATGGCGCTGCCCCAGCCCACGCCGACATTGCCGGTTCCGACACCCTCTAGCGGGATACCGGCGGCGGAAACGGTATCGCCATAGCCGCGGGAAAGACCGCCCGCGAAGCGGATGTAATAATCATAGACCGCATCGGTGGTCAGGCTTCGCAGCACCGGCGCGCCTCCGGCCTTCCGCATCGCCCAGGTGGAGGCGAAATCCCAGCCTGCACCGATGAATTGGAAGGGATCCCCCATGCCTCCAGAATTGAGGGCGGTTCCAACAGTGCTGCCCCGGCCCGTCGTCTCGGGATTCCAGAAGGCGTTCGTTACGTTGCCGTAGTTGATGGCGACAAGGCCCGCAAGATCGGCAGACGGCTCGCCGTTGACAGCTCCAGACGCATAGACATTGTTGACGACAGCCTCGCTGATGCCGATCAAGCCGCCGGCTGCACCCGTCGCATAGAGCGAACCCGTGGCATAGGCGTTGGTCAGCGTGCCGCCGTTGTTCCCGATAAGGCCGCCCACATAGCCGCCCACGACAGAACCTGTGGCATAGACATTGCTGACAGCGCCGCCGTAATTGAGCCCGATCAGGCCGCCGGCCAGATTGCCGAGGGTCGCGTCGGAGACCGAACCCGTGGCGTAAGCGTTGAGGACCGGACCGAAATTGACGCCAACCAGCCCCCCGACGCCGTCATAACCGCCGACGTCAGGGCCGTTGCGCGTCACGGCAGTCTTCGCATAGACATTTTCGAGCGTGCCGCTGCTGCTTCCCGCCAGTGCCCCCACGACGCTCCTGCCGGAAACTGACCCGCCGACGAGCCCGATATTGCGCACGCTACTCGTGCCGGCAATATCGCCAAAAAGGCCTACATTGACCGCCGTCGGCCGTTTGATCAGAAGATTGGAGATCGTGTAGCCGCGACCATCAAACGTGCCGGTAAACGGCGCGGCGGCGTCGCCCACCGGGCTGAACCCGCCGCCCACGGACAAGGACGTCCCCCACATGTTCCGATTGCTGGTGAAACTACTCGTGAAGGTATTGCTGAAATCGACATTTCCACCAAGCACGTAGCTCGCGCCGGGCTTCATCGCCATCAGCTGCAACTGGTGGGGATTGGTGATCACGCTCTGCCATTCCGAGCGCAGGAACGGCCGCGTGTGTCCTTCGATCATGAACCAGGTGTTGGTGAAGTCGAACCCGGCATAGGAGGCCTGTTGCAAGGCCTGCGCCGTGGTCAAGCCGGCTATGGTGCCGGTATTGCTCCACCCTCCAGAGCCGATGCCGTTCGCCCTGTTTGTGGTTTCGGTATCCCAGTAGCTGGAAGACACCGTTGAATTGCTGATGGAGCCGACAAGACCGGCAATCTGATTGCCGGAGGAACTGACATTCATATAGCCGGTTGCAAAGGCGTTCGTGATGGTGCTGCCGTCCAGCACGCCGACAAGCCCTCCAACCAGGTTCACGCCATTGGGCTGAAAGCTGGTGGCGTAGGCATTGCTGATCGTTGTGCCACTCAGCGCTTGTCCCACAAGACCGCCGGAATAGAACCAGCCCCGAACGGTTGCCGTGCTGTAGACGTTGCGGATGACCGTGGCGTCGGAAGCCCAGGCGACGATGCCGCCCGCGCCACCGGCACTTGATATGATGCTTTCGCGCACGCCGACATTTTCGATCGTGGCGCCGGAGGTGAGGCCGAACAGGCCGCCATAATTCGGATGCGACGCCGTCAGCTTGCTGATGACATGGCCACCGCCGTCGAACCGGCCGGTAAAGGCCGGACCGACCTGCGTGCCGATGGGGACGAATCTCCGCTCCCAATTCTCCGTCCCGGTTGCATCGATATCCTTGGCCAGCGTCCAGTTGGCGGCAAGATAGGCCGCAGAACTGCCGATGCCCTGGAGCCCATAGACATCCGCCACGAGATAAGGCGTTGCAAGGGAACCGTCGCCACCGACAACACGCAGGAACGAACCGCCGTACCGAGCGAAGCTCGCGGCGGAGAAATCGGGGAGCGTCGCGCCGGCCTGCGCCCAGTCCCCGGAATTCAGGGTGAAGCTGCCGACATTGACGGCCGCGCCGGGCGTGATCGCACCAGCCGCGCCGAGTGTCAGGCCCCCGGCCGTGCTCTTCAGCGCGGCGTTGATGGCAATGTCTCCATCCGCCGTAAGTTCGAGCGTATTGGCATTCCACGTGACGGCGGAGGCGACGGCGATGTCGCCCGTGCCCGTTCCCTGGTTTGCGGTGCTGACCGTGATGCTGCCGTTCGCCAGATTGTCCTGCAGCGTGGCGGCATAATCCGCATCGATGGCGACGTCGGCCGGATTGATCAGCCAGCGCCCACCGGAGGTCTCGACCTTCACGTTGCGGTCGAGTTTCACCTTGGCGGCGGCGGTTTCGACGTCCTTCGCCTTGAGCCTGCCAGCGGCCCTGACCTCGCCATGCTGCTTGTCGCCGAGAAGAAGAATGCGGCCGTTTTTCACGCCGATGGTATTGGCTTCCACCGTGCCGCTATTGTTGACCACGCCCTTCATGGCGGCCGAGGCGCCCTTGGCCGTCAGGATGGCCACGCCGCCATCGGCCTTGATGAGGCCCCTGTTCTCGACCAGCGTTTCCAGGGTCGAACCCCGCACCTCGACCGACAGCAGCCCGTCGCCGTCGAAGTCGAGCAGCACGTCCGTGCCCCCCGCCAGTGCCGTATTGCCGGTGATGGTGCCGGCATTGATGACGGACGGTGCGATCAATGCCACGGTGGCGCCGGCAATCTCGCCTTCGTTGAGGATCGTACCGCCCGCGCCGGCGAAACTGTAGGTGTCCGCCAGGAAATCGCCATCCGTGATGCCGAGCGTGGAGGCGACGAAAGCGCCGGTCTGCACGCGCCCGGTGCTGCCGATGGCGACACCGTTGGGATTGACGAGGAAGACCTGGCCGTTGGCGTTGAGGTTGCCGAGAATCTGCGAGGCATCCTGCCCGGTGACGCGGTTCAGCGCCACGGAAGAGGCGCCGGGCTGATTGAACGTCACCGAATTGCCGGCGCCGATGGAAAAGCCCTGCCAATTGGCGATCATCCGCTCGGAGGACTGGTCGATCGTCATCGCCGCGCCATTGGTGGTGATCGTCGCCGTTCCCGACACGACCTGCCCGCCCGTCGGCAGGGCATCCTGCGCGAGAGCCGGCGCAGCAAGCGCCGTGGAGGCAAGCAGTGCTGCGGCAGCCCGGCGGTTCCTGCGCCGCCCGGCCTTGCCGCCCGCACCGCGCGCGCATTCCGGCACCACGACGAGCCGGCCAAGGGCCTTCGACCAGATGTGCTTGTAGATCCTGTTCATCGCCTTGCCCTCAGAATTTGATGGCGCCCTGCAGCCAGAATTGGTGGCGGCGCGTGCCGCCGTCGGCATTCGCTCCCGAGACGGCGTCACGGCCGGGATTGGCGCCCAGCGCATGTGCCCAGGAAACGGAGACATTCATGGTGTCGCGCGCCCAGCGCGCCGAAAGGCCGGCGCTCGCCAGCCCATAGGTGTTGCAGCCGCAGGCATTGGCGGCAACGATGCCCGCCGCATGACGATTGAGCCTGACATAGCCGCCATCGAGAAACGCCGCGAGTTGCAGCATGCCAAAGGTCTCGGGCACCGGCGCGTCGTAGCGCAGTTCCAGCGTACCGATGACGCCCATGTCGCCACGTCCCTCGCCGATGGGATAACCGCGCACGCCATAGGGACCGCCAAGCGAAAAATCCTGCGAACTGTCGAGGTTCTTGCTGGCCCACTGGCCGGAGACGCGGCCGTATAGCGCAAGGTCGTTCGGCAGCGCCTGCAGCCGCGCCGCCTCGGCATTCAGCACATGGAAGCTGCCATCCGTGTTCAGGCTCGCCCGGTCGGCGGCAAGCGCCCCCGGCACGCGCGAAAGGTCGAGATCGCCGAAGGTCCAGCCGAGCGACCAGGTGGTGAAGCCGCCGCCGAAGAAACCGTCGCGCAGGTCCCCGTCGAAGCCGAGCGTGCCGGAGGTGACCCGCTTGTCCTGGAGAAGACCCGCAACGCTGTCGTCCACCAGCGCCTTCCAGTTCAGCCCGGCGGAAAGGCGCAGATTGACCTCGCGCGAACGCAGGAGATCGTAGCCGATCCCCAGCCCAGCATAATGCGCATGGCCCTCAAGCCCCAGCACCCGGCCCACCGCATCGATGTTGCGGTAATCGAGATAACCGTAGTTCGCGTTGACCGTGAAAGGGCTGACGCCGAGCGGCATGCTGAAGGCGGCCTGCCCGAACTTCTGGCCCTTCGAGGCCGTGGCGGTCAGGCGCGTGAGGTCGCCGTAACCGGAGAGATCGGTGACCGTGGCCTGCGCATTGGCCTGCGCGCGGCCGGTCGAGGCCGAGCCCGCATTGTCGCCCCAAAGGTTCATGGAAAAGAGCGGCGTCTGCTCGACGGCGACGATGAGGCGGCTGGTCTGCGTGTTCTCGCCTGCCGTCAACCGCGCCCTTGCGGTCACGCCCGGATGGTCGTTCATGCGCAGCAACGCCGCCTCGAGGTCGCCCTTTTCGAGGCCTTCGGCGGGAATGGTTTCCGCCATGCGCGCCAGCCGGTCGCCGCGCACGCGCACGTCGCCCTTGCGCTCGAAATCCGTGCCGGCGAGACGCCCCTCGCGGATTTCCACGCGCACCACGCCCTCGGTAATGTCCTGCGGCGGCAGGATGGCATAGGCGAGGACACGGCCTTCCTTCTGCACGGCCAGCGTCACCGTATCGGCGATGGCCTTGATGCCGGCAATGCCGAGACGCCTGCCGCGGACCGCGGCTGCGATCCGCGCCCGCTCGGCCGCGGGCAGGATTTCCGTCTTGCCGGCGAACTGGAGGTCTTTCAGCACGATGGTCTGCCCGGCTTCAGGCCCGCCGACGCTGCCTTCGGCGGGCCGCGCCTCGTCCTCCGCCGCCGGCAGCCGATCGATGCGCCGCACGTCCTCGCGCCGCTGCTGCTCGCGCAGGAGCGAGCCGGCATCCTGCGCGAAGGCCGGTAGCGATACGCCTGCCAGCAGAAGGCACAGCGACGCTGCGCGTTTCAAAGACACGATCTCATCCTCTTGGCATCCTGGACGGGGGCCTCAACGGCACGCCCCGCTCCGGTCAAAACTATGAAAAGGCCACACAATCGTCGCCGTCCATTTTTGACGCCGCTCCTTCGGCCGCTGCGAAGGCATCGCGGAAGATGATGAGCTTGCGCGCCTGCGCGCTCGCATATTCCGTATAGAAGGCATGCGAGATCCACAGGCGCGAATGCCCGCGCCGGCCACTCCAGCCGATGCCGCCGATCGCTTCCGCCTCGGCGATCTTGCGGCTGGCATGGGCGCGCGACAGCGCAAAGAAACGGGCAAGATAAGAGATCGAGCTGACATCCGTCAGATAGCCGCCGGGCTGGACGACCTGCCGGTCTATGCCCGCGACGAGCCGGTCCATCAGGTGTCCACCCGCATCGGTCCAGGCGAAGATGCGGTAGAGCGGGCCCGGCATGCGCACTTCGGGATTGGCCAGAAGGCCATCGCTGATGATGGGTGCAATGAGCGGAAGGAGCCGCTCGGGCGCGGCAAGAAAGGCCTCCGCCCTCGCTGCGCCATCGATGCGGTCGAGCGCGGCCAGATGCAGGACATACCACTGCGCCAGCACCGCGAAGGCCTCCGGGGCGGGCACGATCTCCTCCGCCCGGCCCTCCTCCGCCACCGGAAGCACGAGGCCGTATTTCAGGATTTCGTCGAAGAAGGCATAGGCGGTGTTGCGGCTGGCAATGCCATGCTGCAGGGCAAGGTAGCCGATATCCCGTCGCGACACGCCCGGCCCGCCCGTGCTCAGCGCCCGGAAATGCCGGGCAATCGCGACCTGGCAGAGCAGCCAGCGCTGCTGGGTGGCGAACAGTGCGGAAGGACGCGGCGCGACGACGTGGCTCTCGACGAAGCCCTGCGCCAGCAGACCGACCGCCTCGGCAAATCCCTCCGCCGCCATCAGGCGTTCGATGCCGCCCGCGGCCCCGTGCGCTCCCGGCTGGCCCTTGCGACGCAGGGGCACGACGGTCTTTGCGTTTCTGGTCTCGCCGTTTTTGGTCTCGTTGTCAGGCACGATACATTCCCGTTCACCCCCAAGGGCATCCTTCCAAAGGAATAATCGGATCGGGTGGGCGACGTCCTGAAGCCGCGGCGCTGCGGTTTTAAAGTTTTCTGATATTTTTCTGAAAGCCGCCCGCAGCGTATCGCAACCGCTTCGTCGGCCGGTTGACGGCCCGGGCGCGCGCTCACTATGGTGCGCCGCGTTCAAGGTGGGGCCTGGGGAGGATCCGTGTTCTTTTTTGCGGGCTTCGTTCTGGACACCGACCGCGCCGAATTGCGCGGCGCAGACGGTTCCGTGACGCGTTTGCGCCCCAAGACCCTCGAACTCCTCCGGCTTCTGGTGACCAACAGCCACCGCGTCCTCGGCAAGGAAGAGCTTATGGAGGCCATCTGGCCCGGCATCCATGTCGGCGAGGACAGCCTTTTCCAATGCATCCGCGAAATCCGCGCCGCGCTGGGCGACAACAAACGGCAGATGGTGCAGGTCGTGTCCGGCCGGGGCTATCGCTTTGCCCTCGACGTCACCACCGGGCAGAGGGCCGAGGCCCCGCCGCAAGCGCCCGTCGAAAGACGGCCGCGCAAACCGCTTCTCGTCACCGGACTGGCCCTTCTCTTCCTCCTTGCCGCAGGTCTCGCCGCCTTCCTTCTCGACGGCAATCGTCTTTTCCAGCCGCCCCGGCTGGTGGTCGAATTGCTGCCGGTCGAGAACACCGATGCGGGCCCGGAGGGCGCCGACCTCGTGCGCGGCCTCACCTCGGAACTCGTCAACGGCTTTTCCGGGATCGGGGGCATCGACCTGATCCTGCCCGCTGGCAAAGCAGCACCGGAACAGCGCGGCCTTGCCACCTTGCAGGTCCAGAGCGAACTGAAGCGCGGCAGCGAGGCCTGGATCCTTCAGGCGCGCCTCATCGACGTCGCCAGCCGGGAGGTCCGGGTCGTCGCCGAAACCACGGCGGATGCAGCCGATCCCGACCGCCAGCACCTGCTGTCCCGGCTGGCCGCCGGGATCGGCTATCCGCTGGCGGCCCGCCTGAGCATGCTTCAGGAGCCGGAACAGCGGGAGGCCGGCGCCTCCGACGTCGCCATCGGGCAGGCGGTCGCGGCGATCAACCAGACGACGCGGGAACGTTTCGGCACCGCACGGGCCATTCTGGAAAAGTACCTCGCCAACGATCCCGGCAATGTCGACCTGCGGGTCGCGCTGGCCGGCCTTCATATGCGCGCCGTGCAGATGAGCTGGTATGCCCCGGCCGAAAGCATCGCCGCGGAGAACGATGCACGCGCGCTGCTGGAAGAGGCGCTCAAGACGCGGCCCCGCTCCCTGCCGGTGCTCGATGCCTATTGCCGTTTTCTGACGGTGAGCAACCAGTTCGCCGAAAGCCTCGTCGCCTGCGCACGCGCGCTGACCGTCAATCCCTGGGACGGCGCGGCGCTCTACAATCTCGGTCTGACGCAGGTTCAGCTCGGCCGCTTCGCCGATGCGCTCGCAACCTTCGGCAAGGCCGACCGCTATGACACGCCCGAGGTCTCGCGCTGGACCTGGCTGCTCGGAGAAGGCTGGGTCAATCTGCTGCTCGGTCGCAACGAGGAGGCTATCGCGTTCCTCAACCGCTCCATCGCCATCACGCCCGGCTCCGGCCGGTCCTACCTGCTGCTCGCAACCGCCCATCATCGCCTCGGCCAGCGGGCGGAGGCGAAGGCGGCTTTGGCGAAGGCCATGGAATTGCGGCCCGGCGCCACGGCTCGCAACATCGCGCTGCCGACCCGCAACGTCAGCGACACCTATCTTGCCGCCAGCAATGCGATCATCCGCAGCCTTGTCGAAGCCGGCCTGCCGACGGGCCTGCCGCGATAGACGGTCCGCACCTCATCTATTTACTTAATATGTTAAATATGTACGCTTGAGGCGGCCGGCGCATCGGCCTGCCCGCATCAGACATTCCTTCCTTGAACGGCATCCCGAGGCCCCTATCGCATGCAGCCCCGCCACTCGCTTCTGCTCGCCGCGCTGACGGTCGGCGCCTTTGCCATCGGGCTCGACGCCTATGTCGTTCTCGGGGCGCTGGAAGCCGTCATGCGCGACCTTGCCATAGCGCCGGCGACGGCCGGGTGGATCGTCTCGGCCTATGCCTTCTGCTATGCGCTCTTCGCGCCGCTGAATGCCTGGGCATTCCGCCACTGGAGCCGGCGCAACCTGCTGATCCTTTCCGCCGTCATCTTCTCCGCCGGAAATCTCCTTGCCGGCCTTGCTCCCGATCTCGCCCTGCTGATCGCCGGCCGCGTCGTCTCGGCCTTCGGAGCCGCGATGTTCACGCCGGCAGCGACCGCGCTCGCCACGGAACTGCTGCCGCCGGAGCGCAAGGGCTTCGCCCTCTCCCTCATCTTCGGCGGCATGACGGTGGCGCAGGCGGCCGGCGTCCCGCTGACCGCGTGGATCGCCGCGACGCTGGACTGGCGCTATGCCTTCTTCTTCGTGGTCGTCTTCGGCATCGTCGCCGCGCTACTGCTTACCGGGTTGCTTTCGGGTCTTCCCCGCGGCCGGATACAGCCGGTCGCGGGCGAAGGACGGCTGGTCCTTCCGGGGCCGGTCTATGGGCTTCTTGCCGTCACATTCCTCATCGTAACGGCGGAGTTCGCCGTCTATTCCTATGTCAGCCTGCTTTTCGCCGAGACCGCCCTTCGGGGCGTGCCCGTGCTGCCCGCGGTGCTGCTCGCCTATGGGATCGGCGCGGTGCTCGGCAATGTCGCGACCGGCGTGCTCACCGACCGGGTGGGGCCTGCCCTTGTCCTCTTCATCGCCGTCGGCGTGCAGACCCTGCTCCTGGTGGCGCTCGTGCTTGTGCGGGCGCAGGCCGGCCTCGTCGTCGCCCTCGCCTTCCTGTGGGGGATCGTCAGCTACATGTATCTCGTGCCCATCCAGCACCGGCTGCTGGAGCGGGCCGCCGGCATGGCGAACCTCGCCCTCGCCGCCAACAGCGCCCTCATCTATATCGGCATCGGCACGGGCAGCTGGATCGGCGGACGCGTGATCGAGGCGCTCGGCATCCAAGCGCTTGCCGGCACCACAGCGGTGCTGGGCGGCAGCGCGCTGCTGGCCGCCACGGTTTTCATGCGAAGACGCTAATCGCCCTCGGGCGGAAACGGCTTTGTGTCCGCCCTGCCGCCGGCAAAAGAACGTTTCGCCCGTCGCGAGAAAAATAGAATACTAAATCCATAGACAATTAGAACAAAGCGCTAAGGTTGGTCCATCGCAACACCGGACATGACCATGACCCTTCATCGAAACCGTCTCGCCCTTCGTCTCGCCATCCTCGCCGCCGGTCTCTTCCCGGCCGTGGTTTCCGCCGCCGACGCGCCCGCCAAGGGCGGTACGCTGGTCTATCTGGAGCAGCAGGCCCACACCA of the Roseateles sp. XES5 genome contains:
- a CDS encoding tetratricopeptide repeat protein encodes the protein MFFFAGFVLDTDRAELRGADGSVTRLRPKTLELLRLLVTNSHRVLGKEELMEAIWPGIHVGEDSLFQCIREIRAALGDNKRQMVQVVSGRGYRFALDVTTGQRAEAPPQAPVERRPRKPLLVTGLALLFLLAAGLAAFLLDGNRLFQPPRLVVELLPVENTDAGPEGADLVRGLTSELVNGFSGIGGIDLILPAGKAAPEQRGLATLQVQSELKRGSEAWILQARLIDVASREVRVVAETTADAADPDRQHLLSRLAAGIGYPLAARLSMLQEPEQREAGASDVAIGQAVAAINQTTRERFGTARAILEKYLANDPGNVDLRVALAGLHMRAVQMSWYAPAESIAAENDARALLEEALKTRPRSLPVLDAYCRFLTVSNQFAESLVACARALTVNPWDGAALYNLGLTQVQLGRFADALATFGKADRYDTPEVSRWTWLLGEGWVNLLLGRNEEAIAFLNRSIAITPGSGRSYLLLATAHHRLGQRAEAKAALAKAMELRPGATARNIALPTRNVSDTYLAASNAIIRSLVEAGLPTGLPR
- a CDS encoding ShlB/FhaC/HecB family hemolysin secretion/activation protein — its product is MSLKRAASLCLLLAGVSLPAFAQDAGSLLREQQRREDVRRIDRLPAAEDEARPAEGSVGGPEAGQTIVLKDLQFAGKTEILPAAERARIAAAVRGRRLGIAGIKAIADTVTLAVQKEGRVLAYAILPPQDITEGVVRVEIREGRLAGTDFERKGDVRVRGDRLARMAETIPAEGLEKGDLEAALLRMNDHPGVTARARLTAGENTQTSRLIVAVEQTPLFSMNLWGDNAGSASTGRAQANAQATVTDLSGYGDLTRLTATASKGQKFGQAAFSMPLGVSPFTVNANYGYLDYRNIDAVGRVLGLEGHAHYAGLGIGYDLLRSREVNLRLSAGLNWKALVDDSVAGLLQDKRVTSGTLGFDGDLRDGFFGGGFTTWSLGWTFGDLDLSRVPGALAADRASLNTDGSFHVLNAEAARLQALPNDLALYGRVSGQWASKNLDSSQDFSLGGPYGVRGYPIGEGRGDMGVIGTLELRYDAPVPETFGMLQLAAFLDGGYVRLNRHAAGIVAANACGCNTYGLASAGLSARWARDTMNVSVSWAHALGANPGRDAVSGANADGGTRRHQFWLQGAIKF
- a CDS encoding MFS transporter translates to MQPRHSLLLAALTVGAFAIGLDAYVVLGALEAVMRDLAIAPATAGWIVSAYAFCYALFAPLNAWAFRHWSRRNLLILSAVIFSAGNLLAGLAPDLALLIAGRVVSAFGAAMFTPAATALATELLPPERKGFALSLIFGGMTVAQAAGVPLTAWIAATLDWRYAFFFVVVFGIVAALLLTGLLSGLPRGRIQPVAGEGRLVLPGPVYGLLAVTFLIVTAEFAVYSYVSLLFAETALRGVPVLPAVLLAYGIGAVLGNVATGVLTDRVGPALVLFIAVGVQTLLLVALVLVRAQAGLVVALAFLWGIVSYMYLVPIQHRLLERAAGMANLALAANSALIYIGIGTGSWIGGRVIEALGIQALAGTTAVLGGSALLAATVFMRRR